A region of the Clupea harengus unplaced genomic scaffold, Ch_v2.0.2, whole genome shotgun sequence genome:
gaatacacatatcactatttccatagcatcacagcatcacacatgtgtatgaataggagtgggtgactcctgtgttcctgcagcatggggaggtcatgtgatctgccacagggacactgaggagTCCAAATTATGAGCCAAaaacccaggatagaggggctcagtgaatgtggagtggaacgtgtgcaggtgggtgagtgtgtcagaggagacgctgtagaaggacagagtgccagctggccagtccaggtacactcctactctgctggagcgggaggagggggcaggtatgacagtgtgtttattattgtgcCTGGCAGAGTAAATGTGAGGATAGCATtccagactccaggacttgtcATTACGTCCCAGTATGATGTCATTACTACTCCCTTTCCTCTGGATGCTTTTATACGCCACTGCTATATCATCCCCACTACCACTCCACTCAgactcccagtagcagcgtccagactgaccctctctacacaacaCATGAGGCCAGcagtcaaatctctctgggtggtcaggataCGGCTGATCCTCACTC
Encoded here:
- the LOC122130417 gene encoding stonustoxin subunit beta-like, which produces ELTLDPNTAGRDLSLSEGNRKVTRVSEDQPYPDHPERFDCWPHVLCREGQSGRCYWESEWSGSGDDIAVAYKSIQRKGSSNDIILGRNDKSWSLECYPHIYSARHNNKHTVIPAPSSRSSRVGVYLDWPAGTLSFYSVSSDTLTHLHTFHSTFTEPLYPGFLAHNLDSSTLST